Proteins found in one Leguminivora glycinivorella isolate SPB_JAAS2020 chromosome 22, LegGlyc_1.1, whole genome shotgun sequence genomic segment:
- the LOC125238002 gene encoding uncharacterized protein LOC125238002: MFKFKWDSSSTQDLVLHRQSHYPRRKIQRPLKHKIIPVQIYLLYFLIPPKGRKSRKVKFSTTESIQGLLVQIDDAGDIDSVIAAQKAKAAARKDTVQPSVLIQRPLQNFAQIYIVIHDIKYHVHSAAKTFDLLFKIYHVFHAKYPQVCEHLHVIIQKSVSNPYGV, translated from the exons ATGTTCAAATTCAAATGGGATTCAAGTTCAACCCAGGACCTTGTACTTCataggcagagtcactacccaCGAAGAAAGATACAGAGGccgttaaaac acAAAATAATTCCGGTGCAGATTTACctgctatattttttaataccaccCAAAGGCCGGAAATCTAGGAAAGTCAAATTCTCAACCACTGAATCAATCCAGGGCTTATTAGTTCAGATAGAT GACGCCGGAGATATCGACAGCGTAATCGCAGCCCAGAAAGCTAAGGCTGCAGCCCGGAAGGATACCGTGCAACCCTCCGTGCTCATACAACGACCGCTACAAAACTTCGCCCAGATATACATCGTTATTCATGATATCAAATACCACGTGCATTCAGCTGCAAAGACGTTCGACTTGTTGTTTAAGATTTACCACGTTTTTCACGCCAAGTATCCCCAAGTGTGTGAGCACCTCCACGTAATTATTCAAAAAAGTGTATCAAATCCATACGGCGTATGA